A segment of the Aureliella helgolandensis genome:
TCTGCTTCCGTCCAGCTTGCCCGGGCGGTGCAACAACTGGTGGCTACCCACCACCACGGCCCTTGTCATCCGATCTCCGTTTCGGGCTCGTCCCGGCGGAATCAACGACTTCGTTGAGAGTGCGAACATCACTATGCACAGCGAGAGCTACTGAAATATCCGAAGTCGCAGAGGGCAGAAGAGGGGGGGCACATACTTTTCGACGCGAATTCCACGTTTGGTGCACGAAGTGGCCACAACACAAGATTGCCGTGCTTTGGAATGCTGCTGTGCGGTGCACCGCGTTGCGTGATCGCTAGTCATGATTCACCGCCCCAAGACGGGTCCAAGCGGTGGTCTGCCGCTGTGAAGTGTGTGGGTGGTTTCGAGGACAATTGGTTGTTGATCGGGCGCAGCGGCTTGGGGGGAACGGTCCTGACGCGGCGCAGCACATTTCCAATACAGCACTGCGAACTACGAATCGAACGCTGCAACTAGCTCGCGGGCGAGTTTCCCGACCTCCGCAACCGCCTCCTCTGGGGTGGCTGCCTGCGTAGCTCGACGCACCAAAGCGGAGCCTACAATCAAGCCATCAGCCACCGGTGCAAGCGCGCGAATATGCTCGGGGCGACTAATTCCAAAACCAATGCAGATCGGCAACTCTGTCCGCTCGCGCAACCACTGCACCTTTTCGAGCAAACCTGGAGGCAGCTCGTTTCGTTCGCCGGTGATTCCTGTGATCGAAACAAAATAGATAAAGCCGGTAGAACTTTTGGCAATCTCAAGCATTCGTGCGTTGGGAGTGGTGGGCGTGACCAAGTGAATCAAACTAAAGTCACGCTCCCGACAGATGCCGCGCAGCTCGGGAGCTTCCTCCACAAGCAAATCGGGCACAATTGCACCAGAAAACCCAGCTTTCAAAGCATCATCGACATAGCGTTCCTTGCCAACCCGCTGAATGATCGAATAGCTGGCCATTGAAACCAGCGGCATCTTCAGCCGAGGCGTCACCTCGGCCACCATCGAAAAAATATCCTTGAGTTTGATCCCCGCTTCGAGCGAGCGGGTATACGAGGCCTGGATCACAGGCCCGTCAGCAATCGGATCGCTGTACGGTATTCCCACCTCAGCCATGGCCGCGCCACATTCCGAGAGCTTCTCCAACAACTGTGCCGTCACGGCTAGCGAGGGATCTCCGGCAGTCAAAAACGGGAGGAAGGCTTTTTTGCCTGCGGCGCGAAGCTCAGCAAAGCGTTGATCGATGGCTGACATTGGTTGGTTCTATATCTGCGTAGTCGTGAAAACCGCTAGCCCGACGGGGCTAGACGTAAAGAGGAAAGGCAAATCGTACAGTGAGGGCTAGCGTGCGTCGTGCCAGCAGTCGCTCCAGGGGAACGGGAGAGAATCATGGACGGCTCTCCCCTGTCCCGACCTACGCCCTACCTAGCCAGGCGGGAACAAAGAAGACTGCCGGAGCCTGCCGTCCACCTAGTAGGCGTCCACCTAGTAATCGCGGCCGGTCAGGCGCGCGATCTCAGCAGCATCCTTGTCACCGCGTCCACTCAGACAAACCAAGACGATTTGGTCGGACCGCATGGTAGCTGCCACCTCCAGCGCCTTAGCAACCGCGTGCGAAGACTCCAGGGCGGGCAAAATCCCCTCGCTACGGGCCACTTTATCAAAGGTCTCCAAAGCGGCGCCGTCTTGGCATTCGGTATAGTCCACTCGGGCGAGATCTTTCCAGTAGCTGTGTTCGGGACCAACACCTGGATAGTCGAGCCCGGCAGAAACCGAGTGGACCGGTGAGGTTTGTCCGTCTTCGTCCTGCATGACGTAGCTGAAACTACCATGCAATACTCCCGGACTTCCATGGGTCAACGGTGACGCATGCTGCCCAGGCTCGGCGGACAATCCACCCGCCTCGACTCCCAGCAAGCGGACTTCGGCATCCTCGATGAAGGGATAGAACATGCCAGCTGCATTGGAGCCTCCCCCGA
Coding sequences within it:
- the trpA gene encoding tryptophan synthase subunit alpha; amino-acid sequence: MSAIDQRFAELRAAGKKAFLPFLTAGDPSLAVTAQLLEKLSECGAAMAEVGIPYSDPIADGPVIQASYTRSLEAGIKLKDIFSMVAEVTPRLKMPLVSMASYSIIQRVGKERYVDDALKAGFSGAIVPDLLVEEAPELRGICRERDFSLIHLVTPTTPNARMLEIAKSSTGFIYFVSITGITGERNELPPGLLEKVQWLRERTELPICIGFGISRPEHIRALAPVADGLIVGSALVRRATQAATPEEAVAEVGKLARELVAAFDS